Proteins encoded by one window of Rutidosis leptorrhynchoides isolate AG116_Rl617_1_P2 chromosome 7, CSIRO_AGI_Rlap_v1, whole genome shotgun sequence:
- the LOC139857653 gene encoding UDP-galactose transporter 1 has protein sequence MEESKLCSWTVFRSVFAIFQWWSFNVAVIIMNKWIFLKLDFKFPLTVSCVHFICSSIGAYVVIKVLKVKPLISVEPEDRWRRIFPMSFVFCMNIVLGNVSLRYIPVSFMQTIKSFTPATTVILQWMVWRKYFDWRIWASLVPIVGGILLTSVTELSFNVFGFCAALFGCLATSTKTILAESLLHGYKFDSINTVYYMAPFATMILAVPALLLEGAGVVNWIQIHPHPMSAFIIIIGSGVTAFCLNFSIFYVIHSTTAVTFNVAGNLKVAFAVAFSWMIFKNPISPMNAFGCAITLVGCTFYGYVRHKLANQLPGTPRTPRTPRSRMEITPLVNDKIDDKV, from the exons ATGGAAGAATCTAAGCTTTGTTCATGGACCGTCTTTCGATCCGTTTTCGCTATCTTTCAGTGGTGGAGCTTTAATGTTGCTGTTATCATCATGAACAAATGGATCTTTCTG AAACTTGATTTTAAGTTCCCTTTGACGGTTTCGTGCGTACACTTTATATGTTCATCAATTGGGGCGTATGTGGTGATCAAAGTGTTGAAGGTCAAACCACTAATATCTGTCGAACCTGAAGATCGATGGAGAAGGATCTTTCCTATGTCATTTGTGTTTTGTATGAATATAGTTTTGGGGAATGTAAGCTTGCGTTACATTCCTGTTTCATTTATGCAAACAATCAAGTCATTCACACCGGCTACAACAG TGATTTTGCAGTGGATGGTATGGAGAAAGTACTTTGACTGGAGAATTTGGGCTTCTCTGGTTCCAATTGTTGGAGGAATTCTTCTTACTTCTGTTACAGAACTTAGCTTTAACGTGTTCGGGTTCTGTGCGGCTTTATTTGGATGTCTTGCCACTTCTACAAAAACTATTCTTGCAGAGTCTTTGCTTCATGGTTATAAGTTTGACAG TATAAACACAGTGTATTATATGGCACCATTTGCAACTATGATATTGGCCGTACCAGCACTACTTTTGGAAGGAGCAGGAGTTGTGAATTGGATTCAGATACACCCACACCCTATGTCAGCGTTTATAATTATTATCGGTTCAGGAGTAACAGCTTTTTGTCTTAACTTCTCAATATTCTATGTTATTCATTCAACAACTGCTGTCACTTTCAACGTTGCTGGAAATCTTAAG GTGGCATTTGCGGTTGCATTCTCATGGATGATATTTAAGAACCCAATTTCGCCTATGAACGCTTTTGGTTGTGCAATAACGCTTGTGGGATGCACGTTCTACGGATACGTAAGACACAAGCTTGCTAACCAACTACCTGGAACTCCCCGAACACCTCGGACCCCACGGTCTCGGATGGAAATCACACCACTTGTAAACGATAAAATAGATGATAAAGTTTAG